In a single window of the Amycolatopsis sp. cg5 genome:
- a CDS encoding SIS domain-containing protein, which yields MSGTYMAAEVASQPDCWREAATLAGSVAGLLPEPGARVAIAGCGTSWFIGQAYAVLREQAGHGATDAFAASEFPLGRRYDHVIALTRSGTTTEVRSLLAKMRGVSSTTVITGVPAEVDGTADAVIDLSSADERSVVQTRFATSTLALLRTHLGEDIEPVAKQAEQVLAEPLAPELLSAEQFSFLGTGWSVGLAHEAALKFREACLFWSESYPAWDYRHGPISIAEPGRVTWMFGTAPDGLADDVRRTGGTFVESGLDPLADLVRAQRVAGAIAANKGLDPDRPRSLTRSVVLT from the coding sequence ATGAGCGGGACTTACATGGCGGCCGAAGTCGCCAGCCAGCCGGACTGCTGGCGTGAGGCGGCCACGCTGGCCGGCTCCGTCGCCGGGCTGTTGCCCGAGCCGGGGGCACGGGTGGCGATCGCGGGGTGCGGGACGTCGTGGTTCATCGGGCAGGCCTACGCGGTACTGCGTGAGCAGGCCGGGCACGGCGCGACCGACGCGTTCGCCGCGTCGGAGTTCCCGCTGGGACGGCGCTACGACCACGTCATCGCGCTGACCCGCTCCGGCACCACGACCGAAGTGCGGTCGCTGCTGGCGAAGATGCGCGGGGTCAGCTCGACGACCGTGATCACCGGGGTTCCGGCCGAGGTCGATGGGACCGCCGACGCGGTGATCGATCTGTCCTCGGCCGACGAACGCTCGGTGGTGCAGACGCGGTTCGCGACCAGCACGCTCGCGTTGCTGCGCACGCATCTCGGCGAGGACATCGAGCCGGTCGCGAAGCAGGCCGAGCAGGTGCTGGCCGAGCCGCTCGCGCCGGAGCTGCTTTCGGCGGAGCAGTTCAGCTTTCTCGGGACCGGCTGGTCGGTCGGGCTCGCGCACGAGGCCGCGCTGAAGTTCCGCGAGGCGTGCCTGTTCTGGTCGGAGTCGTACCCGGCGTGGGACTACCGGCACGGCCCGATCAGCATCGCCGAGCCGGGCCGGGTGACCTGGATGTTCGGCACCGCGCCGGACGGGCTCGCCGACGACGTGCGCCGCACCGGCGGCACCTTCGTCGAAAGTGGACTCGACCCGCTCGCCGATCTCGTGCGCGCGCAACGGGTCGCGGGCGCGATCGCCGCGAACAAGGGGCTCGATCCCGACCGGCCACGGAGCCTCACCCGCTCCGTCGTGCTGACCTGA
- a CDS encoding RICIN domain-containing protein: MRPVLALTAAVALLGGGLTAAAADPPAGGYTVTVGAKGAWTHPTDAPAAPYLDKDGTFYFQQSAALYGANDVREWEFFTGSNFDDATRSSAISDAVNPANSKDRNNDTTWRCNNSPTGKESTDPPAGSHYSQKNFCDLVGTWVDPDTGDWYGLVHNEFTPQPFGDGLHYDAIDYAVSKDKGRTWTIKDHVLTSPFSTRRGDTAAFPNQTYYYGDGDQRLYADVASGYFYVFYGSRVVDKTGSWKAFYGHVARSPMSAKMAPGSWRKWYDGAWSQPGVGGKESNQVPVDAGNANGYTPPAKEYDPANTGTANQQIAAGKMPATSPLFVMDITYNAYLGLYLGEPQAVDQSGNAPQQLYATDDLASQKWHLIGDTGTYRTASWYRWFVDSANKTSSTIVGKNFRAYCSFGCSGGSSAEYVNLSVDNPSRPSAPFDPAKTYRIANGDGRVLAQVSGGSATTSAPGSGSTLQSWTFTGNGDGSYRITNAATGGLLGVGSSGTAPRAWGTAPTVTSGNAGVGQQWFAIRGGDTYRLVNRYSGLVLGLTGTTAETTPVRHWTGDGRTAAQQTMTVTPTGDAGLGGTHAIAVGGKALDVPGHSSATGTKLVTWATNGGANQRWQFTPQADGSYELRNTESGLCADVEGGATSAGAAVIQWTCTGGTNQHWTASKLADGTYTFKSVKSNLLLTTASAANGAAVTQQPDTGSALQRWSSLA; encoded by the coding sequence ATGCGTCCTGTCTTGGCCTTGACCGCCGCCGTGGCCTTGCTCGGCGGCGGGCTGACCGCCGCCGCAGCCGATCCGCCCGCCGGGGGCTACACCGTGACCGTCGGGGCGAAGGGCGCCTGGACGCACCCGACCGACGCACCGGCCGCGCCTTACCTCGACAAGGACGGGACGTTCTACTTCCAGCAGTCCGCCGCCCTCTACGGCGCGAACGACGTGCGGGAATGGGAGTTCTTCACCGGCTCGAACTTCGACGACGCCACCCGCTCGAGCGCGATCAGCGACGCGGTGAACCCGGCCAACAGCAAGGATCGCAACAACGACACCACCTGGCGGTGCAACAACAGCCCGACCGGCAAGGAGTCGACCGACCCGCCCGCGGGCTCGCACTACTCGCAGAAGAACTTCTGCGACCTGGTCGGCACCTGGGTGGATCCGGACACCGGCGACTGGTACGGCTTGGTGCACAACGAGTTCACGCCGCAGCCCTTCGGCGACGGCCTGCACTACGACGCGATCGACTACGCCGTGTCCAAGGACAAGGGCCGCACCTGGACGATCAAGGATCACGTGCTGACCTCACCGTTCAGCACCCGGCGCGGTGACACGGCGGCGTTCCCGAACCAGACGTACTACTACGGCGACGGTGACCAGCGCCTGTACGCCGACGTCGCGTCCGGCTACTTCTACGTCTTCTACGGCTCGCGGGTGGTCGACAAGACCGGGAGCTGGAAGGCGTTCTACGGCCACGTCGCGCGCTCCCCGATGTCGGCCAAGATGGCGCCGGGCTCCTGGCGCAAGTGGTACGACGGCGCGTGGTCGCAGCCCGGCGTCGGCGGCAAGGAGAGCAACCAGGTCCCGGTCGACGCGGGCAACGCCAACGGTTACACCCCGCCCGCCAAGGAATACGACCCGGCGAACACCGGCACCGCCAACCAGCAGATCGCGGCGGGCAAGATGCCCGCGACGTCACCACTGTTCGTCATGGACATCACGTACAACGCCTACCTCGGCCTCTACCTCGGGGAGCCGCAGGCGGTCGACCAGAGCGGCAACGCGCCTCAGCAGCTTTACGCCACCGACGACCTCGCCTCGCAGAAGTGGCACCTGATCGGCGACACCGGCACCTACCGCACGGCGTCGTGGTACCGCTGGTTCGTCGACAGCGCCAACAAGACCAGCTCGACGATCGTCGGCAAGAACTTCCGCGCCTACTGCTCCTTCGGCTGCTCCGGCGGTTCCTCGGCGGAGTACGTGAACCTGTCGGTGGACAACCCATCGCGGCCGTCGGCCCCGTTCGACCCGGCCAAGACCTACCGGATCGCCAACGGTGACGGACGCGTGCTCGCCCAGGTCTCCGGCGGCTCGGCGACCACCTCGGCCCCGGGTTCCGGCTCGACTCTGCAGTCATGGACGTTCACCGGCAACGGCGACGGCTCGTACCGGATCACCAACGCCGCGACCGGCGGCCTGCTCGGCGTCGGCTCCTCCGGGACAGCACCCAGGGCTTGGGGCACCGCGCCGACGGTGACGTCCGGCAACGCGGGAGTCGGACAGCAGTGGTTCGCCATCCGCGGCGGCGACACCTATCGCTTGGTCAACCGCTACAGCGGCCTCGTGCTCGGGCTGACCGGTACCACCGCCGAAACGACCCCGGTCCGGCACTGGACCGGCGACGGCCGCACCGCCGCCCAGCAGACCATGACCGTCACCCCGACCGGCGACGCCGGCCTCGGCGGCACGCACGCCATCGCGGTGGGCGGCAAGGCTTTGGACGTGCCCGGCCACAGTTCAGCGACGGGCACGAAGCTCGTCACCTGGGCCACAAACGGCGGCGCCAACCAGCGCTGGCAATTCACCCCGCAGGCGGACGGCTCGTACGAGCTGCGCAACACCGAATCCGGGCTGTGCGCCGACGTCGAAGGCGGCGCCACCAGCGCCGGCGCGGCCGTGATCCAGTGGACGTGCACGGGCGGGACCAACCAGCACTGGACCGCGTCCAAGCTCGCCGACGGGACGTACACGTTCAAGTCCGTCAAGAGCAACCTGCTGCTGACCACCGCGTCGGCCGCCAACGGCGCCGCGGTCACGCAGCAGCCCGACACCGGCTCGGCCCTGCAACGCTGGTCCAGCCTCGCCTGA
- a CDS encoding TetR/AcrR family transcriptional regulator yields the protein MPAADAPKRADARRNEKALLDAAAAVFVTDGVDAPVRRIAAEAGVGMGTIYRHFPTRADLVVAVYRHQVDACAEAGPALLADAASPFTALGQWVSLFVDFLVTKHGLAAAMRDDPDGFAALHTVFLDRLVPVLADILSAARDAGEVIAEITAYQLLRAIGDICAGAERVDPDYDARVSIRLLLDGCRR from the coding sequence ATGCCCGCAGCCGACGCACCCAAGCGCGCGGACGCCCGCCGCAACGAGAAAGCCCTGCTCGACGCGGCCGCCGCGGTGTTCGTCACCGACGGCGTGGACGCACCGGTCCGGCGCATCGCGGCCGAGGCGGGCGTCGGCATGGGCACGATCTACCGCCACTTCCCCACCCGCGCCGACCTCGTGGTGGCCGTCTACCGCCACCAGGTCGACGCCTGCGCCGAAGCGGGCCCCGCGCTGCTCGCCGACGCCGCGTCCCCGTTCACCGCGCTGGGTCAGTGGGTGAGCCTCTTCGTCGACTTCCTCGTCACCAAACACGGCCTCGCCGCCGCGATGCGCGACGACCCCGACGGCTTCGCCGCACTGCACACGGTGTTCCTCGACCGCCTGGTTCCCGTGCTCGCCGACATCCTGTCCGCCGCCCGCGACGCCGGCGAGGTCATCGCGGAGATCACCGCCTACCAGCTGCTTCGCGCGATCGGCGACATCTGCGCCGGCGCCGAACGGGTCGACCCCGACTACGACGCGCGCGTCAGCATCCGCCTCCTGCTCGACGGGTGCCGCCGCTAG
- a CDS encoding alpha/beta hydrolase family protein, which translates to MPAPSAIPAMPTPIISVKPVVLPAPERGDDLQVRLSAPVTGTGLPVVVLAHGNGKSMSSYDPLVDFWASNGFVVVQPTFLDSRTVALTPDDPRYPDIWDIRVQDLGRVLDELDRVLAAIPGLGERVDRERIAVAGHSWGGQTAGMLLGARVVGVDGPNRTDPRVKAGVLFATAGLGGDELTPFAKENFSFLNPDFSGLTTPTLVVAGDHDQSALSTRGPDWFTDVYRLSPGARALLTLSGGEHLLGGIHAYDAADTTDENPGRVDVIRRASWAFLRSELGIDDLAWKQVQAEIAEPLGRIDTK; encoded by the coding sequence ATGCCCGCACCCAGTGCCATTCCCGCCATGCCCACGCCGATCATCAGCGTCAAGCCGGTCGTCCTGCCCGCGCCGGAGCGCGGCGACGACCTCCAGGTGCGCCTGTCGGCGCCGGTCACCGGCACCGGACTGCCCGTCGTCGTCCTCGCGCACGGCAACGGGAAGTCGATGTCCTCCTACGACCCGCTGGTCGATTTCTGGGCGAGCAACGGTTTCGTGGTCGTCCAGCCCACGTTCCTCGACTCGCGGACCGTCGCGCTCACGCCTGACGACCCCCGGTACCCCGACATCTGGGACATCCGCGTCCAGGACCTCGGGCGCGTGCTCGACGAACTCGACCGCGTCCTCGCCGCGATTCCGGGGCTCGGCGAGCGCGTCGATCGCGAGCGCATCGCCGTCGCGGGACATTCCTGGGGCGGCCAGACGGCCGGGATGCTGCTCGGCGCGCGTGTCGTCGGTGTCGACGGTCCGAACCGGACCGATCCGCGAGTCAAGGCCGGGGTGCTCTTCGCGACCGCCGGGCTCGGCGGCGACGAGCTGACGCCGTTCGCCAAGGAGAACTTCTCCTTCCTGAATCCCGATTTCAGCGGCCTGACCACGCCGACGCTCGTCGTCGCCGGTGATCACGACCAGTCCGCGCTCTCGACGCGCGGCCCCGACTGGTTCACCGACGTGTACCGGCTCAGCCCCGGCGCCCGCGCGCTGCTCACCCTGTCCGGCGGCGAACATCTGCTCGGCGGCATCCACGCGTATGACGCCGCCGACACCACCGACGAAAACCCGGGCCGCGTCGACGTGATCCGGCGGGCCTCCTGGGCGTTCCTGCGCAGCGAACTCGGCATCGACGATCTCGCCTGGAAGCAGGTGCAAGCCGAGATCGCCGAGCCTCTTGGGCGAATCGACACCAAATAA
- a CDS encoding YdcF family protein yields the protein MNRKTLVGLGFFGVVCWGEFVHWRASRALTRGRLPARTEAVLVLGYRNPGERVNVLNRWRVRAALRSVDPALASTLVCSGGPSEAKLMADYAATLGFTGEVELEEESRSTWQNVEYALPLIEHAEQIKIVSNPLHGQKARLYLRELRPDLAERLVRAADYRLGEAWPVKPLFALYGLRDLAGAKRKFKRD from the coding sequence ATGAACCGGAAAACACTGGTGGGCCTGGGATTTTTCGGAGTCGTCTGCTGGGGCGAGTTCGTGCACTGGCGGGCCAGCCGCGCGCTGACCCGCGGCCGGCTACCCGCGCGCACCGAGGCGGTGCTCGTGCTCGGCTACCGCAATCCCGGCGAGAGGGTGAACGTCCTCAACCGCTGGCGCGTCCGGGCGGCGCTGCGCTCGGTCGACCCCGCGTTGGCGTCGACGCTCGTTTGCTCGGGCGGGCCTTCCGAGGCGAAACTGATGGCGGACTACGCGGCGACCCTCGGCTTCACGGGGGAGGTCGAGCTGGAGGAAGAGTCGCGCAGCACCTGGCAGAACGTCGAGTACGCGCTGCCGCTGATCGAGCACGCCGAGCAGATCAAGATCGTGTCCAACCCGCTGCACGGCCAGAAGGCGCGTCTCTACCTGCGTGAGCTGCGGCCGGACCTCGCCGAGCGCCTGGTCCGGGCCGCCGACTACCGGCTCGGTGAGGCGTGGCCGGTCAAACCGCTCTTCGCGCTCTACGGGCTTCGCGACCTGGCCGGCGCGAAACGGAAGTTCAAGCGCGACTGA
- a CDS encoding ABC transporter ATP-binding protein has protein sequence MIETQNLTKRYGDTVAVDDLSFAIRRGRVTGFLGPNGAGKSTTMRMILGLDNPTSGQALIGGKPYRELKDPLRTVGALLDAKWTHPQRSARAHLTWVAATNGIAMTRVDEVLELVGLTSVAKRRAGGFSLGMAQRLGIATALLGDPEVLLFDEPVNGLDPEGIHWIRGLLRRLADEGRTVLVSSHLLSEMALTAQDLVVIGRGRLIARCGVEEFVDRAGDKAVRVRSPRTAELRALLELRQAMFSVDGDATIVSGMDSQAIAELAAANAIVLYELSEVRGSLEDAFMRLTGDAVEYHAETR, from the coding sequence ATGATCGAGACACAGAACCTGACCAAGCGCTACGGCGACACCGTCGCCGTCGACGATCTCTCCTTCGCGATCCGGCGTGGCCGGGTCACCGGGTTCCTCGGGCCGAACGGCGCGGGGAAGTCGACCACCATGCGGATGATCCTCGGCCTGGACAACCCGACTTCGGGGCAGGCGTTGATCGGGGGCAAGCCGTATCGGGAACTCAAGGATCCACTTCGGACGGTCGGCGCGCTGCTCGACGCCAAGTGGACGCATCCGCAGCGGTCCGCGCGGGCGCATCTGACCTGGGTGGCGGCGACCAACGGGATCGCGATGACCCGCGTCGACGAGGTGCTCGAACTCGTCGGGCTCACCTCGGTCGCGAAGCGGCGCGCGGGCGGGTTCTCGCTCGGCATGGCGCAGCGGCTGGGGATCGCCACCGCGCTGCTCGGTGATCCCGAGGTGCTGCTGTTCGACGAGCCGGTCAACGGGCTCGACCCCGAGGGCATCCACTGGATCCGCGGGCTGCTGCGCCGGCTGGCCGACGAAGGCCGGACCGTGCTGGTGTCGAGCCACCTGCTCTCGGAGATGGCGCTGACCGCGCAGGATCTGGTCGTGATCGGGCGCGGCAGGCTGATCGCGCGGTGCGGGGTCGAGGAGTTCGTCGACCGGGCGGGCGACAAGGCCGTCCGGGTCCGCTCGCCGCGCACCGCCGAGCTGCGTGCGCTGCTGGAACTGCGGCAGGCGATGTTCTCGGTCGACGGGGACGCGACCATCGTGTCCGGAATGGACAGTCAGGCGATCGCGGAACTGGCCGCAGCCAACGCGATCGTGCTGTACGAGCTGAGTGAAGTCCGTGGCTCGCTGGAGGACGCCTTCATGCGCCTGACCGGCGACGCCGTCGAGTACCACGCCGAAACCCGCTGA
- a CDS encoding sensor histidine kinase has product MSKAKLTDLLLIILFGVLSVPNVVMANEPFVVPLVIVVALLATIPLRRRYPFPAALGGIAVFAVHGSLPMNYTSVLVAADLVLPVLLFSVTVHGKRRDLWVSLAAAEVVFLAWALRLGTAAWLFFSLFTAIVVAAVAVGEAVASHRRRLADARDRAREAEEHRDALARAAVAEERSRIAREMHDIVAHAVTTMVMQSEGARLVGAKNPAAVDEALLAIGSTGREAVAELRRILGLLRESEAETEPQPGPDALGELANRMRAAGLEIRLVVEGDAADVPPGAAMTAHRIVQEALTNVVKHGPRDSRCTVTVHYGRPREQGRTLAIEVVNDGPPVAGRPGAGYGILGMRERASLYGGEVTTGPRPDGGFRVAARLRLTSTEPR; this is encoded by the coding sequence GTGAGCAAGGCGAAGCTGACCGATCTGCTGCTGATCATCCTGTTCGGCGTGCTGTCGGTGCCGAACGTGGTCATGGCGAACGAGCCGTTCGTGGTGCCGCTGGTGATCGTCGTGGCACTGCTCGCGACCATCCCGCTCCGGCGCCGCTATCCGTTTCCGGCGGCGCTGGGCGGCATCGCGGTTTTCGCCGTGCACGGCTCCCTGCCGATGAACTACACATCCGTGCTGGTCGCGGCCGATCTGGTGCTGCCTGTCCTGCTCTTCTCCGTGACGGTGCACGGGAAGCGGCGTGACCTGTGGGTCTCGCTGGCCGCCGCCGAAGTCGTCTTCCTGGCCTGGGCACTGCGCCTCGGAACGGCCGCGTGGCTGTTCTTCTCGCTGTTCACCGCCATCGTGGTCGCCGCGGTCGCGGTGGGCGAGGCGGTGGCGAGCCACCGCAGACGGCTGGCCGACGCCCGTGACCGCGCTCGCGAGGCCGAGGAGCACCGCGACGCGCTGGCACGGGCCGCGGTCGCGGAGGAACGCTCGCGTATCGCCCGCGAGATGCACGACATCGTGGCGCACGCGGTCACCACCATGGTCATGCAGTCCGAAGGCGCGCGGCTGGTGGGCGCCAAGAATCCCGCCGCGGTCGACGAAGCACTGCTCGCCATCGGGTCGACCGGCCGCGAAGCCGTCGCCGAACTGAGGCGGATTTTGGGACTGCTCAGGGAATCCGAGGCCGAGACCGAACCCCAGCCAGGCCCGGACGCGCTCGGCGAACTGGCGAACAGGATGCGCGCGGCCGGCCTGGAGATCCGGCTCGTGGTCGAGGGCGACGCGGCGGACGTGCCACCGGGTGCTGCCATGACCGCGCACCGGATCGTGCAGGAGGCACTGACCAATGTGGTCAAACACGGCCCGCGGGACAGCCGGTGCACCGTGACCGTCCACTATGGTCGGCCGAGGGAGCAGGGCCGCACGCTCGCGATCGAGGTCGTCAACGACGGGCCACCCGTGGCCGGGCGGCCGGGAGCCGGATACGGCATCCTCGGCATGCGGGAGCGCGCTTCGCTGTACGGCGGCGAGGTGACCACCGGCCCGCGGCCGGACGGCGGTTTCCGCGTCGCCGCCCGGCTCCGCCTCACGTCCACGGAGCCCAGATGA
- a CDS encoding response regulator, producing the protein MTHRVLICDDQALTRGGLRMIIESTDDLVLAGEAENGAEAVDMAARLRPDLVLMDVRMPVLDGVRATERICARDAEVKVLMLTTFDLDEYVLAAARAGACGFLLKDASGEDMLFAMRAVLRGDRVLAPAVVDRMMSHYLDAHPVPSDDRRLARLTERERDVLVLVARGLNNTEIGERLYIGVTTVKTHLGRILAKLEVRDRLQAVVFAYEHGLVTPAR; encoded by the coding sequence ATGACCCATCGTGTGCTGATCTGCGACGACCAGGCGCTCACCCGCGGCGGCCTGCGCATGATCATCGAGAGCACGGACGACCTGGTCTTGGCCGGTGAAGCCGAAAATGGCGCTGAAGCGGTGGACATGGCCGCGCGGCTGCGGCCGGACCTCGTGCTGATGGACGTCCGCATGCCCGTGCTCGACGGCGTTCGCGCGACCGAGCGGATCTGCGCCCGCGACGCCGAGGTCAAAGTGCTCATGCTGACCACCTTCGACCTCGACGAGTACGTGCTCGCCGCGGCTCGGGCGGGCGCCTGCGGGTTCCTGCTCAAGGACGCGAGCGGCGAGGACATGCTCTTCGCGATGCGTGCCGTGCTGCGCGGCGACCGCGTGCTCGCGCCCGCCGTCGTCGACCGGATGATGAGCCACTACCTCGACGCGCACCCCGTGCCCTCGGACGACCGCCGCCTCGCCAGGCTCACCGAGCGCGAACGCGACGTGCTCGTGCTGGTGGCGCGCGGGCTGAACAACACCGAGATCGGCGAGCGGCTGTACATCGGCGTGACCACGGTGAAGACCCACCTCGGCCGGATTCTGGCGAAGCTCGAGGTCCGGGACCGGCTGCAGGCGGTGGTGTTCGCCTACGAGCACGGCCTGGTGACGCCGGCGCGTTGA